The bacterium genome includes a region encoding these proteins:
- a CDS encoding HEAT repeat domain-containing protein — MSAPRNKSIPAALGRSLEAVEWRERRRAVLALTDVAPPLAWPHVERALGDLSDDVRHAAVLVAGRLGLAEARDGLLKPRILDSPDPNLRWSAVQALGRLGDPRDIIPLTRHLQDKDWLVRNEARKVLAEAVGRLGDCTTGPHAGAAVDTLIHLLFLESETLRPLVIRNLCRHGSRALPALRESLHEPSPSMLAGVVRVLGLLYDKHSLPELVRLAGHPDRRVRHAVAEALGRLGGPDAARTLVRMMAVRQEDVCDAAGAALAELGSEAVAPIIELLQHETCARLRVRCIILLGRLGAPEALPLLREGLRSSYFHVRQATIQALVAYGPSLVHDLLPLLRVGSPEVEGLLRQLREEASLEGRLRLIRVIGETGNHAAVPHLKAIRDQAADEEGFPLRRGVNQALYRLGCASWERYCLLAVLGQVATEAEAEALLPSLEHPSYYVRNRAVHSLARFAVPAVGKALARVADTDARFFVRRTALQVLGSLGVDKDLRFRTALAAMKDSAPGVRVEAARVLGRLVMDRAVPVLSSGLLDEVWSVRESCEIALRNFASKAVKPVSRLLDEEREVVRLRAARLLGDLGDAAARPALRRRLAREEVDRVRAAIERSLAQLKD, encoded by the coding sequence ATGAGCGCGCCCCGGAACAAGAGCATCCCGGCGGCGCTGGGCCGTTCGCTGGAGGCCGTGGAATGGCGGGAAAGGCGGCGGGCCGTGTTGGCCCTTACCGACGTGGCGCCGCCCCTGGCCTGGCCGCACGTGGAGAGGGCCCTGGGCGACCTCAGCGACGACGTGCGCCACGCCGCCGTGCTGGTGGCGGGTCGTCTGGGCCTGGCCGAGGCCAGGGACGGACTGCTCAAGCCGCGCATCCTCGACAGCCCGGATCCCAACCTGCGCTGGAGCGCCGTCCAGGCCCTGGGCCGGCTGGGGGATCCGCGCGACATCATCCCCCTCACCCGTCACCTGCAGGACAAGGACTGGCTGGTGCGCAACGAGGCGCGCAAGGTGCTGGCCGAGGCGGTGGGCCGGCTGGGCGACTGCACGACCGGCCCCCACGCCGGCGCTGCCGTGGATACCCTCATCCACCTGCTCTTCCTGGAGAGCGAGACGCTGCGGCCCCTCGTCATTCGCAACCTGTGCCGCCACGGCAGCCGCGCCCTGCCCGCCTTGCGGGAGTCCCTGCATGAGCCTTCGCCCTCCATGCTGGCCGGAGTCGTGCGGGTGCTGGGCCTGCTGTACGACAAGCACAGCCTGCCCGAGCTGGTGCGCCTGGCCGGCCATCCCGACCGCCGGGTGCGACACGCCGTGGCCGAGGCCCTGGGCCGCTTGGGCGGTCCGGACGCGGCCCGCACCTTGGTGCGCATGATGGCCGTGCGCCAGGAGGATGTTTGCGACGCGGCAGGCGCCGCCCTGGCCGAGCTGGGTTCCGAAGCGGTCGCCCCCATCATCGAGCTGCTGCAGCACGAGACCTGCGCGCGCCTGCGCGTCCGTTGCATCATCCTGCTGGGACGCTTGGGCGCCCCCGAAGCGCTGCCCCTCCTGCGCGAGGGTCTGCGCTCCAGTTATTTCCATGTGCGGCAGGCCACCATCCAGGCCCTGGTCGCCTACGGTCCCAGTCTGGTGCACGACCTGCTTCCGCTGCTACGGGTGGGCAGCCCGGAAGTGGAGGGCCTGCTGCGGCAGCTCCGCGAGGAAGCCAGCCTGGAGGGCCGCTTGCGTCTGATCCGGGTCATCGGGGAGACGGGCAACCATGCCGCGGTTCCCCACCTCAAGGCCATCCGCGACCAGGCGGCGGACGAGGAAGGTTTCCCCCTGCGCCGGGGCGTCAACCAGGCCCTCTACCGGCTGGGCTGCGCCAGCTGGGAGCGCTACTGCCTGTTGGCCGTGCTGGGGCAGGTGGCGACCGAGGCGGAGGCGGAGGCCTTGCTGCCCAGCCTTGAGCACCCGTCCTACTACGTGCGGAACCGGGCGGTGCATTCCCTTGCCCGCTTCGCCGTGCCCGCCGTGGGCAAGGCCCTGGCGCGGGTGGCGGACACCGATGCGCGCTTTTTCGTGCGGCGCACGGCCCTGCAAGTGCTTGGTTCCCTGGGCGTCGACAAGGATCTGCGCTTCCGCACCGCCCTGGCAGCCATGAAGGACAGCGCGCCGGGCGTGCGCGTGGAGGCGGCCCGTGTCCTGGGACGCCTGGTCATGGATCGGGCCGTGCCCGTCCTTTCCTCCGGTCTGCTGGACGAAGTGTGGAGTGTGCGCGAATCCTGCGAGATCGCCCTGCGCAACTTCGCCTCGAAGGCCGTCAAGCCGGTGAGCCGCCTGCTGGATGAAGAACGGGAGGTGGTCCGTCTGCGCGCGGCCCGCTTGCTGGGGGATCTGGGGGATGCCGCCGCCCGGCCGGCCTTGCGGCGCCGATTGGCTCGCGAGGAGGTGGACCGCGTGCGCGCGGCCATCGAGCGGAGTCTGGCCCAGTTGAAGGACTGA